CATGGTGACAGGAAGAGCTCTGCTCAGTTGATGGGGATAGAACAGTAGTTCCGGTCGGGGAAGCGAAGGATTAAAAAGGTCCAACCAGGTGGATACATGATTCAGGAGCCATCGGCTGGAGAAATGACCGTTACTGGAGACGCCGTCCGGGCCGAGTCATGACGCAGCAAATTCAGAAAGGAGAACATTCTTCATGGTGGAGCAACATCGGCAGTGCCCATGTGTGTGTTCCTGAGAATGAGATTATCTCGCTAGGAGTTATGCGGAGATTATGGGTGGCTATGGCTAATGATTGTCGTGATTCTCGTCGGCGTAAGGGCCTACTGCAGTTAGTCTGGGAGATTAGTAGATCTCTAGCAGCATTTTTCTACCTTAGTCCCTCCTATAGCCAACAAACTATGGGGCCCACTCAATCTCTTGGTTCCGAGGTTCGAATTTCAGTAGTCGATTTTTCTCTAATCTAGTAAATTATGAATTTGTCGCCGATTAATAATGCCTCATCGCTTCGTAGTCGTTTGTCGTCCCACCACTGATATGAAGTTATACAATGTGCCACCCACCAACTCCTGAACGCGACgctataaaaaaaattgcACAGTAGGTATTAAATTTCATGAAGACAtaaggaaaaataaaagaaagtaagaTTACCTCCGGGCACTTGAGTTCTCCACGTCGAACTCAACCGTCCGGACAATGCCAATGCCATCGGCGCTCTTCGCAGGCATCTCTGGATATTGTAAGATATGTTCTTCGCTCCCATTGTCAGCTGCTGGCATGACGGTCGTCGCCGTCGTGAGCGTCGAATATTGGTTACTGCGTGCATTCGAAAAATCGGGCGCGTTTGCTCGAGGAACAGAGCCCAGTGGATGGCCGTACTTGCGAGAGGAATCGCCGTATTTGTAACCATTCCCGTAGGATAGACCCAGAAGACGAGGGAAGTAACGACGAACGAAGGGGCGCACAGCTGTGATGCAGCCACCGGTAATTCCAAGGTTTAACTCGATCGTACACCATATTAGGGCGTCTGTTGTGCTCCCTGTAGGGCGTATTAGCGAGAGAATATCCGTGGCTGGTCCGTGGCGGCACTTACAGGTGAGATCCGGGCTTTTGAGAAGAGTATATAAGGTCGATAAGCGGATACAACTGACGACGCCAACACTACAATACTGTGAGTTATTGTAATCTCAGTAGCATGACGAATATCACTCACAAGCATCCCATCGCTAAGATACAGCTAACGGCGATCTTTTGACGTAATGGCATCTGCAATCGGCGTAACCATGGGCTGTTGGGGAACAGTCTGTTAGCATTCCTTCAATGGAGACTCTGACTGATAGGGAACGAGACTCACATGGGCACAATGACCGTCGCGAAATCGGTAAAGATACCCAATCCAGCATTGGCGAAATAGAACACCGGTCGGTTCATACAATGACCAGTTTTGGTAGGATACCACGCTTTGTCAACGGGCTTGCAACTAAGAACATTGGCCAAAACGCTGGCCACACTGTATCCTGCGGCAATGAACACGATCGACCAAACGGCGCGGTGGAAATTGCGACTGGGAAAAATGCGCATGTAGAAGACCAGGACGGAAACTTTAGTAAAACCAGTCCCGGCGCAGTAGATAATCGCGGCGATAACGTTTAACTTGAGAGGCTGTTAGCGACTGGTGTGCATGCCGAGGATGATCGATCGTACTTTCATAAACCATGGTGATAAATATTGCGCTGGTACGTCCCACATGTGTCTTCCCAGACCCCAGTTTAACACTATTTGCGACTGTCAACCACCATCTTCTAGCCATGTCTTCTTGGACGGTGTGGTGTCTTACTCTCCAAAGTGACTCCGGTCATGGCGGCGGATAGAATCTGGAAAGGGCGAAAGAATCCGTATTAGTCGATTGGGTACGAGGCATGGTTAACCGAAGATTATAGCAACGCACCAGAGCTAAGATCATAAAATCTAGTCTTCCTATTAGCAAAATGGCGTCGTCGATGTGAACGAGAGACTCACAGTCATCCCAGCGAAAACTACGCACGATAAACAACCGTGTCCATGTTCGGATCAGCAGCGCGATAGCTGCGATGGGTAAAAAGATGCAATTGACGACGAGGAATTTGGTCCCAATGTATGGGGGGTCAATGAAGTTGGATGTCTGGCCTGCCGGCGGCGACATGGCCGGTATAATTGTGCTGTCCGCCATGTTGTCTTGCCAGTCTCTATCGGAGAGACTCACTACGAGTATCCTTCATATGGACGAGATGGACGGGCTCTATACAATACGATGGAATAAGAAGGTCGTTCACGAATATGACCTTTCTGTATTCATGGGCGAAATTCAGGAAGCAAAGAGATTACATTAGTGCAGATGGGCACATACGGTACCTTTATTCATCCTTGGCCGGTACTAAGTTATTGGCTTCTGCAGACTAAAGATAACTTTTAATATAGCATGCGCTTAGACTGCAGTCCGAGACCATGTGCCTGGGTCTCGCAAAACTTTGATTAGTATTCCATGACGTCTAAGACTGCTGTCCGGGGAAGCTTGTAGGTCATAAATGATATCCTTATTCGCTCGTCGTATACTTTTTCGAGaaatcttctcctccccgaCACCTTCCAGAAGTTCATGCCATGGTACACTGGCGGTCAAATGCTCGTACCTTGAGCAGGAGTCAGTTTGACACCCATGACAGGCGTGACCCGAAATCAAATGCTCGACTTTTTGCACTTGACATTGGTGTCTTGTCACCCACAAGGTGGATCCCGAGGTGCTTGGATTCCTTGGATTCTTGGAACGGGGCTGAGGACTAGGGTGAAATGAGCGGCAAAGTGGAGAGTCAAGCAAACTAGAGGACTGATTGTATGGCCGGGTCAATACTACTACTGTTCTCCGTCCACCGCGCAGGTGGCGTCGCCTGTGGATGTCTCAAATCAGGATAGCGTCTTATGGCCTGCCATGCATCCCTGCGGATTTGATCGACACACTATCGTGTTACGACAGGGATCATGGTGGCCACCTGGCTGGAAATTCATATATCGGGCTGCCTTCGAATCCTTCGAAGATTGGGAATCTGTTACACGTTCTCTTAGCTAAACCTTATCTTTGTTCATGACAGACTCGACGCGTGGGTCAGAGTCTCGGAGATGCTTCGACCGTGCCTGTTCTCCCTATCAGTTTAGCCAGGAGTGCCTGTGTAAGCGGACTTGGAGTCTCAATTCCGGACATGCCCGAGTAGAATAATCTCCAGTGAAGGCTACATAGTATTGCCGAGGCCAATGCCGTGTCTCAAACGTAGAGGATGGCAAATCTGCCGCCTAAAAGAGAGTCCCATTTTGAGAACACCTGCTAAAACGAGCCACGAGCATTGGTCCTAGTGTAATGGCACGCATGAACATACTGGGGTGGGCAAGTCCTATCTTTGCCAGACTTGGCCTTCTTTCGACACACTATGGCCACTTGGCATCCTGGGCTGCAGACCAACGCGGCAATCCCCCTTACTTCACAGTTGCCACAAGAGTACTTACGGGGTCAAGAAACAGATCTCGCAGAAACACGGGGAAATCATTAGTCGGAGACCCGAGCGTGACAGCTTCAACCCTGGTTAGGGAATCACGTCGGCAAATCGTAGAAGCATGGTTTGcactatttcttttttctgccACTGTTTCTTCAACTCCTGTCGATCAAGTTGTGTTCTCTGCCAACGATCTTCAGATGGGAAATTTCAAATTTCACTTTGTTCAAACGGTGGATCTTGGGGCCAACCCAGAGATTGGGAACCGGAAAAACTTCTCTGGCTCGGTTCGACACTTCATTAGCCCTCAATGATCCACATCTCCAGCACTAAGACGCCACAACCATTGCACTATTAGGCAATTAATCTGTTAGGCTTTCACTAGTCTTTTTTCTCGAGCCGGAAGTTAAGCGAGGGATACGGAAttcttacggagtactctgGAGATGTGCTGCATGCTTCAGCCATCTTCGCACCCAATACCAATTAATGGGGGGATCTGTCGTATGTCACGGGATCTCTACCTCATTCATTAACAGTATTAGTAGACCCAGCAATTCTTCGTATATCTACTCATATCCCCTAGCGTCTAAAGGGATTATTACGTACCTAAATACCGGTAAACACTAAAATAGCACGGCTTAGCAAACTCTTATCTCgctgaagaaaataaattaaagCCCGCGCAATCAACAACTGACAGCCAATATGCCGCTACACTCGGCGCCGAGCAATGCCGACGCCAAACTACACTTTTAGTTCTAGCAagatacggagtatagaCTTCAAGCAATATTGGTAGCGCGACGTCTAGACCTCTATCCACATTCGTATAATTTGCTAGGTTAGGAAATAGCCTTTGACTGCAGTGCCGCTGTTGATGGTTATGGAATTATTTCCCGTGCTGGCGTCGCCACCTGATACGGCTGTATTGGCTTCTATGCTTCTAGCAATTTACTGGATCAGGTAATCCGTACGTCTGGAAAGGTAAATTCGAGCCTATCTTTGTTCGTGCGGGGGTGCTACGTGTACTGCATATGTGTATAACCCTTTGGGCTCCTTTTGGTTGAACCTGGAAATTAGTACTTCGTATCTCTTCAGTTATGATTTGTTCCCTTGGGTTGAAGCTTTAACTAGAGAGCTTAGTGATATTTTGGTGTCTGCACGAGGATCTGAACTTCCTTGTTGCGTGGTCACATCCACAGTTGCACTGGGGCTGCTCTTACGAAGTACACTCCGTAGCATCTGTGCTCTCCAGTTCcgatttcttgttgctcaTTACATCTGCGACATCTCATTCTAATATCTCAAATATGCATTGTCCTCGTTTACACACAAGTgaaaataagaaagcaaAGTTGTTCATAAATCTCGACCCGTAACTGCCAGCCAGTCCTCCGTATATCACGTCTCAACCTGATCCTGGAATCGTTTCATCGGGCCATACTGAGACGTCACAGCCCGTAACCGTTTACCCCAGATAAACAGAGGAATAGCAAGTAAGATACTAGCGACCTGAATCGCCATCATCTCCCCAAAGACAGGCGCAGGACCCTGACGCTCGATCCAATCGGCCGCATAAAGGGACAGCAGCATACCGATGGTGTTGCGCACAGTAAAGATAATGACCAGAGCTTCGCCGGTGATCTGTTGCACATTAGCGTGAGTAATTTTGGCTAAAAACATGAGCTAAGCAATTGGGTACAGACCGGCCTGTAACAATCCAGGGAGTAAGTCACCGCCACGTTGGAAATGGCGGCGACGCCAAATGCCTGCATGGCATAACCGAAGGCCGCTCCGATCCAGTGGGTTTGATACGCGATGCAAAGACCGAAGATCAAAATTCCGCTTGGACCAATGACTCCCGGGATTATGATGGCGGGGAGTCGATACTCCGGGAGACGTGGCCCTCCCTGTCGGTTTGTATAGCGGGTGGAGATAATGTCGATCAATCGCCCACCCAGCCAGAAGGCTAGGACGGAGCCGATGAAAccggagagggagagaagcccTAAGCTTCCTGCGGGCCAGTTGTAGGGGGCTGCGGTGAAGGTACGCGAGGCAGTTAGTTGGACGACAATGTTCCTAGCGATGTCAGTGAGTATGAAATGTGATAGACGCGCATTGGGCATGTAGAGGCATTACCATCCGACCGAGATACCAATGGCAAATGCGGCCCAGAGCAGCTGTGGATATGCTATATTGCACACAATATCTGACACTGTTCGAATGAATGACGCATCGGGGTTGTATCCCACCGTCAGCGACATCCACTGCCATAGCTTGCGCTTAGGAGCGAATGCGTTTCTTTGAACATACGTGGTCTCGCGAACAGTAAAGATGGCAGTAACGAATGTCGCTGCCGTAGCGATGGCGAGAAAATAGCACATCCATCGCCAGTCCTCTTCCTGGACGAGATATGCGTTGATTAAAGGACCGATAAACAGCCCTGCGGTCAGGGCCAAATGGAAGAACATCAGATAATGACCCCGATCCTGCGGTGGGATCATGTCCGACACCACCGCTGGCACCGTCGCGTctgcggcggcagcagcaaagCCCGATAAGGTCCGCGAAGCCAGCAGTTCTCCGTAGCTCGACGCGCGCGACGACCAGACATTCATCATAGCAAGAGATAGCATAGACAATAAATAGACCGGTCGCTTGCCGAAGACGCGCATCAGTGGTACCCAGAAGACATTTCCCAAGCCTAGAAGGAAGACGTTAAAGCAGACTAGCTCGCCCGCCTGGGTCTGAGAAACGTGGAATTCCTTTATAACAGCCTTTGTCGCGACCGTGAAATTACTCCCGTTTACATTGCCGAGGAAGGTGTAGAAGCAGACGGTAAGATATGTGCATAATTTCGCTCCTGTGGACCAGTTCTGGGATTATCCACGTTAGCTCGTCAGCGGAAGCCCACAGGTTTGGGGAGCTAAGTTCTAACCTGTGGATGATTCGGATCAACATTCGGCTCTTTCATGTCCTGAGACCCTGTAACACCCCGTTCATCTGCAACGGTCTCGAGATGGCTGATGGACTCCTTGATTGACTCCGTCATTTTGTGTACTAGGCGAGTCGGATCCACCTCCAAGACAAGCAAAAACAAAGTGACCGCCTGGGCCGGCAGACGGGCGGGTTCTTAAACCCCCGACGTGGATCGTCGCTGCACACCGAAAGCACAGGTAAAGGGAAGGCGTCGAGGAGGGGCTTGAGAACAGCAAAGGCCAACATTCTTCGGTAATCATTGGACGGTCGTTGGACAATCCGGGGTAATCGGAAAAGCCGAGTCTGGGGACGCGGGTCTCCCGGCAGTGATTATAAGGAAGCGTCTGGATAGCGGTGGAGATCTTTTCGTCATTATATCTTGTGCACCTATGGCAGTTTCTATCTATTTGTTGCTTAAAGGCTGGAATGTCCACATCCCCACACTGTCGTACATCATCTTTGCCACTCCGAGGGTTCGGAACAAGAAACAGTTCTGGTTTTACATGACCCT
The sequence above is a segment of the Aspergillus oryzae RIB40 DNA, chromosome 3 genome. Coding sequences within it:
- a CDS encoding uncharacterized protein (predicted protein) encodes the protein MARRWWLTVANSVKLGSGKTHVGRTSAIFITMVYEISVLVFYMRIFPSRNFHRAVWSIVFIAAGYSVASVLANVLSCKPVDKAWYPTKTGHCMNRPVFYFANAGLGIFTDFATVIVPIPWLRRLQMPLRQKIAVSCILAMGCFVGVVSCIRLSTLYTLLKSPDLTCKCRHGPATDILSLIRPTGSTTDALIWCTIELNLGITGGCITAVRPFVRRYFPRLLGLSYGNGYKYGDSSRKYGHPLGSVPRANAPDFSNARSNQYSTLTTATTVMPAADNGSEEHILQYPEMPAKSADGIGIVRTVEFDVENSSARSGGTTNDYEAMRHY
- a CDS encoding uncharacterized protein (predicted protein); translation: MTESIKESISHLETVADERGVTGSQDMKEPNVDPNHPQNWSTGAKLCTYLTVCFYTFLGNVNGSNFTVATKAVIKEFHVSQTQAGELVCFNVFLLGLGNVFWVPLMRVFGKRPVYLLSMLSLAMMNVWSSRASSYGELLASRTLSGFAAAAADATVPAVVSDMIPPQDRGHYLMFFHLALTAGLFIGPLINAYLVQEEDWRWMCYFLAIATAATFVTAIFTVRETTYVQRNAFAPKRKLWQWMSLTVGYNPDASFIRTVSDIVCNIAYPQLLWAAFAIGISVGWNIVVQLTASRTFTAAPYNWPAGSLGLLSLSGFIGSVLAFWLGGRLIDIISTRYTNRQGGPRLPEYRLPAIIIPGVIGPSGILIFGLCIAYQTHWIGAAFGYAMQAFGVAAISNVAVTYSLDCYRPITGEALVIIFTVRNTIGMLLSLYAADWIERQGPAPVFGEMMAIQVASILLAIPLFIWGKRLRAVTSQYGPMKRFQDQVET